The following coding sequences are from one Oncorhynchus clarkii lewisi isolate Uvic-CL-2024 chromosome 20, UVic_Ocla_1.0, whole genome shotgun sequence window:
- the LOC139376007 gene encoding ras-related protein Rab-2A — protein MAYAYLFKYIIIGDTGVGKSCLLLQFTDKRFQPVHDLTIGVEFGARMITIDGKQIKLQIWDTAGQESFRSITRSYYRGAAGALLVYDITRRDTFNHLTTWLEDARQHSNSNMVIMLIGNKSDLESRREVKKEEGEAFAREHGLIFMETSAKTASNVEEAFINTAKEIYEKIQEGVFDINNEANGIKIGPQHAATNSTLSGSQGGQQAGGGCC, from the exons ATGGCATATGCATACCTTTTCAAATACATCATTATCGGAGACACAG GTGTGGGGAAATCATGCCTATTATTACAGTTCACAGACAAGCGGTTTCAGCCGGTGCACGACCTCACTATCG GTGTGGAGTTTGGGGCGCGGATGATCACCATAGATGGTAAACAGATCAAGCTGCAGATCTGGGACACG gccggCCAAGAGTCCTTCCGCTCCATCACCCGGTCTTACTACAGAGGGGCAGCTGGCGCCCTGCTCGTGTATGACATCACAAG AAGGGACACCTTCAACCACTTGACAACCTGGTTAGAGGACGCTCGCCAACATTCCAACTCCAACATGGTCATCATGCTCATTGGGAACAAGAG TGACCTGGAGTCCAGGAGAGAGGtgaagaaggaggagggagaggcctTCGCCAGAGAGCACGGCCTTATCTTCATGGAGACCTCCGCCAAGACCGCATCCAATGTAGAAGAG GCATTCATCAACACAGCGAAGGAGATCTACGAGAAGATCCAGGAGGGTGTCTTCGACATCAACAATGAG GCTAACGGCATTAAGATTGGGCCCCAGCACGCTGCCACCAACTCCACACTCTCCGGTAGCCAGGGGGGCCAACAGGCTGGAGGGGGATGCTGCTGA